From Paenibacillus sp. GP183, one genomic window encodes:
- a CDS encoding HAD-IC family P-type ATPase, whose translation MPSIVENRFVRLMPGRIRIEVYGLLQNTNMAHKLMQSFTAASGVTKVDPCPLTGRMLLLYDERKISSSDIFRMIFAAEQPESECGPDTANTFCEERPETELARKEAAAASELGISVAQSGEDRGLIVSNNHLASISTLPETIYPPASPKKSVPLPLVVALGGLALLGAKRLLFGKSALAGSAVPFYFAGLVAVVTGYPFLSRGIARFGSEKQVNTDLILGSSALALALIRENVVVLAGISIIQYINWKRTQFALSEVQAVALPPEIRDYSNKAGKLGMAAAAAVWAVTRDPLRGLAVLLAANPRPATIPAEFAWKQAEVEFKEHGMDIPNNGSLSRFARTKTLLLEDTSLLMETNVYETRCASQNEEPEKIICTVASLMEKIEHPWKEGVRHSAKRTCRTLRTAFHVEQEDGGVRGTINNTLYSVGTLSYCGRAGIAYESYYLEAKRLQKQGFEVLFVAKQTDNGTICLGFIYRQLENLTLDTKQRLQRLYEQGLTVAPLRDSAWADSKQISGLSMDTAWLGANEGDILERISILRQQGEEVLLITGQEPHETSRYLTETGVSSVGYEQLESILIALKGVRKIESKVNKHFQITKKWNLIGPVLASLGMMSAPLINLAADAISLIFMAKSQKTAAAAFAGNAPIISNEVAATAEALNWHAEPWENIKQKFNVNERVGLSSEQLLVSQSLFGPNQLEKKKIIPWIVSYLRQFKEFTMLVLVGTAVLAFFNGGALEGLAMGAVLLANAAMGSYQERKAERVIQNLNQFQPPETSVIRNGEQMRISATELVPGDIVHLEAGDRVPADLRIISSSNLEVNEAALTGESVPVEKNEVTVTEDCPLSERNNLLFMGSDVSRGKALAVVIQTGMDTEIGHLIRLLKEENKELTPLQEKVTSISKRFVKWALLAGGVIFITGALRGLAMKELITTAITLAVSAIPEGLPVTVTIALSAGIIQMERKRVVVRKLSALETLGRTTVICTDKTGTLTKNEMTVKEIASVEHRWTVKGNGYEPIGSIEMDGGCEGAPDNMEDQPDLQKELQRIIQIAVLCNNSKLHMKEDKWKIQGDPTEGALLSMAAKAGLGPEHFAHWHRCDEIPFDSNTARMSVVCKDTATGQDCYFLSKGSVESILLHCSSYQLNGEVFPLTDEIRDKIMKQNEKLAGDALRVLGLACFPIDPNEDRPSGIDIDHMIYIGMVGMIDPPKEDLEKIIRQAYSLGVKTVMITGDHPITAIAIAKQIGIFDGNKVLSGYELDRLTDEELDSVVENVSIFARMTPENKLRIVKSLQRQGQIVAMTGDGVNDTPAIKQANIGIAMGLTGTEVAKETADMVLQDDLFSSIMDGVKEGRTIIGNLRRALGCLLSGNLAEILVISGAVFVGMPLPLVPIQILLMNLLTDALPAMVLAANPGNKTKETRRVDIVDKQLYRKIVTRGAVLGMGSIALFASALASGAPVRVARSVAFATLIAGKLIQTFSWRREDSNETVVDLRKDRFMLGTIGISALALLTTLYVPQVARWFKTAPLTLRHWVPILLVGASVSMISKAILAVLSGKQPLDNADQSANPPYSAA comes from the coding sequence ATGCCTTCGATTGTAGAGAATAGATTTGTCCGCCTTATGCCGGGAAGAATCCGGATTGAAGTGTACGGACTTCTTCAGAACACAAATATGGCCCATAAGCTGATGCAATCTTTCACTGCCGCCTCAGGCGTGACCAAAGTTGATCCCTGCCCCCTAACGGGCAGAATGCTTCTCCTTTACGATGAAAGGAAAATTTCCTCCAGCGATATTTTCCGCATGATTTTTGCGGCAGAACAGCCGGAAAGCGAATGCGGACCCGACACGGCAAATACCTTTTGTGAAGAACGTCCGGAAACCGAATTGGCCAGGAAAGAAGCAGCTGCAGCATCTGAACTTGGAATATCCGTAGCGCAGTCAGGAGAAGATAGGGGACTTATTGTTTCCAATAATCATCTTGCTTCCATTAGTACCTTACCGGAAACGATCTACCCGCCTGCATCACCCAAGAAAAGCGTGCCTCTCCCGCTCGTGGTGGCGTTGGGGGGGCTTGCCCTGTTAGGTGCTAAGCGGCTTTTGTTCGGAAAATCGGCATTAGCTGGCAGCGCCGTTCCCTTCTATTTTGCGGGACTGGTAGCGGTCGTGACCGGTTACCCGTTTCTAAGCCGCGGTATTGCCCGATTCGGCAGCGAGAAGCAGGTCAATACCGATCTTATTCTCGGCTCGAGTGCGCTAGCCTTGGCGCTGATTCGCGAAAATGTGGTGGTACTCGCCGGAATCAGCATTATACAATATATCAACTGGAAGCGAACACAATTCGCATTGAGCGAAGTACAGGCCGTTGCATTGCCCCCGGAGATCCGCGACTACAGCAACAAAGCAGGGAAGCTTGGAATGGCAGCCGCCGCAGCGGTCTGGGCGGTGACGAGGGATCCGCTGCGCGGACTCGCCGTGCTTCTGGCGGCCAACCCGCGGCCGGCGACGATTCCTGCAGAGTTCGCATGGAAACAGGCTGAGGTTGAGTTCAAAGAGCATGGGATGGACATTCCGAATAACGGCTCTCTATCCCGTTTTGCAAGGACCAAAACATTGCTGCTTGAGGATACGTCGCTTCTTATGGAAACAAATGTTTACGAGACCAGATGCGCTTCCCAAAATGAAGAACCTGAAAAAATCATCTGCACAGTTGCCTCCTTAATGGAGAAAATAGAGCATCCCTGGAAAGAAGGAGTTCGCCATTCAGCGAAAAGAACTTGCCGCACGCTGCGTACCGCTTTCCATGTGGAGCAGGAAGACGGCGGTGTTCGGGGCACCATCAATAATACCTTATATTCCGTCGGGACTCTGTCTTATTGCGGGCGGGCCGGAATTGCCTACGAAAGCTACTATTTGGAAGCCAAACGTTTGCAAAAGCAAGGGTTTGAGGTGCTTTTCGTCGCAAAGCAAACAGACAATGGCACTATTTGCCTGGGGTTTATCTATCGCCAACTCGAGAATTTAACCCTGGATACCAAACAACGGTTACAGCGGTTGTATGAGCAAGGGTTAACGGTTGCTCCTCTACGCGATTCCGCCTGGGCAGACAGCAAGCAGATATCCGGCTTGAGCATGGACACTGCTTGGCTTGGTGCTAATGAAGGTGACATACTTGAACGAATTTCCATACTTCGTCAACAAGGCGAGGAAGTGCTTCTGATCACAGGACAGGAGCCGCATGAGACCAGCCGATACTTGACGGAAACTGGAGTATCCTCCGTTGGTTACGAACAGCTTGAGTCGATTCTTATCGCTTTAAAAGGGGTTCGGAAGATTGAATCCAAGGTAAATAAACACTTTCAAATTACAAAAAAATGGAATTTAATAGGGCCGGTTCTTGCATCACTCGGAATGATGAGTGCGCCGCTAATCAATTTGGCAGCAGACGCAATTTCGCTTATTTTTATGGCGAAATCGCAAAAAACGGCAGCTGCCGCTTTCGCGGGAAATGCACCAATAATATCCAATGAAGTGGCCGCCACAGCGGAAGCGCTGAACTGGCATGCCGAGCCGTGGGAAAACATTAAGCAAAAGTTCAATGTTAACGAGCGGGTTGGGCTGAGTTCAGAGCAGCTATTAGTCTCGCAAAGCTTGTTTGGTCCTAATCAGTTAGAAAAGAAAAAAATCATTCCCTGGATCGTTTCATATTTGAGGCAATTCAAGGAATTCACTATGCTGGTGCTAGTTGGGACAGCAGTCCTCGCCTTTTTTAACGGAGGTGCGCTTGAAGGATTGGCTATGGGCGCAGTATTGCTCGCCAATGCAGCAATGGGCTCTTACCAGGAGCGGAAAGCGGAAAGGGTGATTCAAAACCTTAACCAATTTCAACCGCCAGAAACATCTGTGATTCGCAATGGAGAGCAAATGCGCATTTCCGCGACCGAACTGGTACCGGGGGACATCGTACACCTGGAAGCTGGAGATCGGGTCCCGGCGGATCTGCGCATCATCAGCTCCAGCAACCTTGAAGTGAATGAAGCGGCTTTGACCGGAGAATCCGTACCGGTGGAGAAAAATGAAGTTACGGTTACGGAAGATTGTCCATTGTCCGAACGGAACAATTTGCTCTTCATGGGGAGTGACGTATCTCGCGGTAAGGCGCTTGCCGTCGTCATACAGACCGGTATGGATACGGAGATCGGGCATTTGATCAGGCTCCTGAAAGAAGAGAATAAGGAGCTTACTCCACTTCAAGAAAAAGTAACTTCCATCAGCAAAAGATTCGTAAAGTGGGCGCTCCTCGCCGGCGGCGTTATTTTCATAACCGGTGCATTGAGAGGTTTGGCTATGAAGGAATTGATTACCACGGCCATCACGCTCGCTGTTTCCGCCATCCCTGAAGGACTTCCTGTTACAGTAACTATTGCCTTAAGCGCCGGTATTATCCAGATGGAGAGGAAACGGGTTGTGGTTCGCAAGCTTTCCGCACTGGAGACGCTTGGAAGGACGACGGTGATCTGCACCGATAAGACAGGTACTCTTACCAAGAATGAGATGACGGTTAAGGAAATCGCTTCAGTCGAACACCGTTGGACTGTTAAAGGAAACGGTTATGAACCTATCGGATCGATAGAAATGGACGGCGGCTGCGAAGGTGCCCCAGACAACATGGAAGATCAGCCGGACTTGCAAAAGGAACTGCAGCGTATCATTCAAATTGCAGTGTTATGCAACAACAGCAAGCTGCATATGAAGGAGGACAAATGGAAGATACAAGGCGATCCAACTGAGGGAGCCCTGCTGTCGATGGCGGCAAAAGCCGGTCTAGGACCGGAGCATTTTGCTCATTGGCATCGTTGCGATGAAATTCCATTCGATTCGAATACCGCCAGAATGAGCGTTGTCTGTAAGGATACGGCTACCGGGCAAGATTGTTATTTTCTTTCGAAAGGTTCCGTTGAGAGCATCCTGCTGCACTGCAGCTCATATCAGCTGAACGGAGAGGTTTTTCCACTAACTGATGAGATCAGGGACAAAATTATGAAGCAAAACGAAAAGCTTGCCGGTGATGCCCTTCGAGTGCTTGGATTGGCCTGCTTCCCTATCGACCCGAATGAGGATCGCCCATCCGGCATCGATATAGATCATATGATCTATATCGGAATGGTAGGGATGATAGACCCGCCGAAAGAAGATCTGGAAAAAATTATTCGTCAAGCCTACTCGCTCGGTGTCAAGACGGTTATGATTACTGGCGACCATCCCATCACTGCAATTGCCATCGCCAAGCAAATCGGAATTTTTGACGGGAACAAAGTGCTGTCCGGCTACGAGCTGGATCGATTAACAGATGAAGAGTTGGACTCCGTTGTTGAAAATGTATCGATCTTTGCGAGAATGACGCCCGAGAACAAGCTGCGCATTGTCAAGTCACTTCAACGCCAGGGGCAAATAGTTGCCATGACCGGAGACGGTGTCAATGACACACCGGCCATCAAACAAGCGAATATAGGCATCGCTATGGGACTAACGGGAACTGAAGTAGCAAAGGAAACGGCGGATATGGTGCTCCAGGATGATCTATTTAGTTCCATTATGGACGGTGTCAAGGAAGGCAGAACGATTATCGGCAATTTACGAAGGGCGCTCGGATGCCTTTTATCCGGTAATCTGGCTGAAATCCTTGTCATAAGCGGAGCCGTTTTTGTCGGTATGCCGTTACCGCTTGTTCCCATTCAAATTCTGCTGATGAATCTTTTGACGGATGCCCTGCCGGCTATGGTTCTTGCCGCCAATCCAGGCAACAAAACGAAAGAGACCCGACGCGTT